A portion of the Parachlamydia sp. AcF125 genome contains these proteins:
- the pnp gene encoding polyribonucleotide nucleotidyltransferase → MERRTTRVKVGEQEIVFETGKIARQANGAVLVRSGETILFNTACADYNLTPGEDFLPLRVDYQEKFSSAGKTVSGFIKREGRPSEKETLVSRLIDRPLRPMFQNGYYNETQVLSYVWSYDGVNAPEPLAICGASAALVISDIPLIKPVGAVRVGLIGGKFVVNPTVEHQKKSKLDLILAGTEDAVLMIEGYCDFLTEEQILEAIEIGHQGIKAICETLLAWQKEIGKPKTLNTLRPLPQEVFQAVEEIAKPLLDQALRIKEKQKREEALGAIKTTVEQKLLPENEEPLFPAKDVTAALKEVSSKYMRQMILNENLRSDGRTSVDIRPIDIEQGLLPRAHGSSLFTRGETQSLSVCTLGGESMAQRFEDLDGEGSRTFYLQYFFPPFSVGEVGRIGSPGRREVGHGKLAERALQAILPAKEAFPYTIRLESNITESNGSSSMATVCGGCLAMMEAGVPVKRPVAGIAMGLILENERFIILSDILGIEDALGDMDFKITGDAEGITAFQMDIKVEGITPAIMKAALDQAKKGRIHILQKMLEVCPTHKKEMSIYAPRIETMQIKPSKIATVIGPGGKQIRAIIEASGVEIDINDDGLISIASSNLEGIEKAKAIIVGLTSEVEIGKVYTGKVANIAPFGIFVEILPGKEGLCHISEFDNVRINNLNDYVKIGDMITVKVLEINERGQLKLSRKATLVVSGAN, encoded by the coding sequence ATGGAACGACGTACCACACGAGTTAAAGTTGGAGAACAAGAAATTGTTTTCGAAACCGGAAAAATTGCACGTCAAGCAAATGGAGCTGTTTTGGTCCGCTCTGGAGAGACCATCTTATTTAATACAGCTTGTGCTGATTACAACCTAACTCCTGGTGAAGATTTTCTCCCCTTAAGAGTTGACTATCAAGAAAAATTCTCTTCAGCCGGAAAGACGGTGAGTGGATTCATTAAACGAGAAGGGCGCCCCTCTGAGAAAGAAACCTTGGTCTCAAGACTGATTGACCGCCCTCTTCGCCCCATGTTCCAAAACGGCTATTACAATGAAACCCAAGTGCTTTCTTACGTTTGGTCCTATGATGGGGTTAACGCTCCTGAACCCTTAGCAATTTGTGGAGCCTCAGCTGCCCTGGTGATCTCAGATATTCCTCTCATTAAACCCGTAGGTGCAGTGCGAGTGGGCTTAATCGGCGGTAAATTTGTCGTCAACCCCACTGTTGAGCATCAAAAGAAATCCAAACTCGATCTTATTCTTGCTGGAACAGAAGATGCTGTTTTAATGATTGAAGGGTATTGTGATTTCTTAACAGAGGAACAAATTTTAGAAGCTATCGAAATAGGACATCAGGGAATCAAAGCCATTTGCGAAACGCTCCTTGCCTGGCAAAAAGAAATAGGTAAACCTAAAACATTAAATACTTTGCGCCCCCTTCCACAAGAGGTGTTCCAAGCTGTAGAAGAAATTGCAAAACCTCTATTAGACCAAGCTTTGCGCATTAAAGAAAAACAAAAAAGAGAAGAGGCTTTAGGGGCTATAAAAACAACAGTTGAGCAAAAGCTCTTGCCTGAAAATGAGGAGCCTCTTTTCCCAGCTAAAGACGTAACGGCAGCGTTAAAAGAAGTTTCTTCCAAGTATATGCGCCAAATGATTTTAAATGAGAATCTGCGCAGTGATGGAAGGACCTCCGTCGACATTCGCCCCATCGATATTGAACAAGGTCTCCTTCCTCGCGCACACGGAAGCTCCCTTTTCACCCGCGGCGAAACACAAAGCTTATCCGTCTGCACATTGGGAGGCGAAAGTATGGCCCAGCGGTTTGAAGATTTAGATGGAGAAGGTAGTCGCACTTTCTATCTCCAATATTTCTTTCCCCCTTTTTCAGTGGGAGAAGTGGGACGCATTGGCTCTCCAGGGCGAAGAGAAGTTGGCCATGGTAAATTAGCTGAACGTGCTTTACAAGCAATCTTGCCAGCCAAAGAAGCTTTCCCCTACACGATCCGGCTTGAATCTAATATTACAGAATCCAATGGGTCTTCTTCCATGGCAACAGTTTGCGGCGGATGCCTAGCCATGATGGAAGCCGGCGTTCCAGTTAAACGCCCTGTTGCCGGGATTGCGATGGGGCTCATCCTGGAAAATGAACGATTTATCATCCTATCCGACATTTTGGGGATCGAAGACGCTCTTGGCGATATGGATTTCAAAATTACGGGGGATGCAGAAGGGATTACCGCCTTTCAAATGGATATTAAAGTGGAGGGGATCACGCCAGCTATTATGAAGGCCGCGTTAGACCAGGCAAAAAAAGGGCGTATTCATATCCTTCAAAAAATGTTGGAAGTATGTCCAACCCATAAAAAAGAGATGTCCATTTATGCCCCACGCATTGAAACCATGCAAATCAAACCAAGCAAAATTGCGACAGTGATCGGGCCTGGCGGGAAACAAATTCGCGCTATTATCGAAGCAAGTGGGGTGGAGATTGATATTAATGATGATGGCCTCATCAGTATTGCCTCCTCAAATCTGGAAGGAATTGAAAAAGCTAAAGCGATAATTGTCGGTTTAACTTCCGAGGTTGAAATCGGAAAAGTTTACACGGGTAAAGTCGCCAACATTGCCCCCTTCGGCATCTTTGTGGAGATTCTTCCTGGAAAAGAAGGGCTTTGCCATATTTCGGAGTTTGACAATGTCCGAATCAATAACTTGAATGACTATGTCAAAATAGGCGATATGATTACTGTTAAAGTCCTCGAAATTAATGAGAGAGGCCAACTGAAACTAAGTCGAAAAGCCACCTTAGTAGTTAGCGGGGCCAATTAA
- the rpsO gene encoding 30S ribosomal protein S15: MSLDQGTKEEITKKFQLHEKDTGSADVQIAILTERITELTEHLKRNPKDHGSRLALLKLVGQRRRLLDYLNSTDTVRYQNLITKLKLRR; this comes from the coding sequence ATGTCTCTAGACCAAGGTACAAAAGAAGAAATTACAAAAAAGTTCCAACTTCACGAAAAGGATACAGGATCAGCGGATGTTCAAATCGCAATTCTAACCGAAAGAATTACCGAATTGACTGAACATCTGAAAAGAAATCCAAAAGATCACGGGTCGCGTTTGGCTCTTCTTAAGCTTGTAGGCCAAAGAAGGCGTTTACTGGATTATCTAAACTCAACTGATACTGTGCGGTATCAAAATTTAATTACAAAATTAAAATTGAGAAGATAA
- a CDS encoding class I SAM-dependent methyltransferase, producing the protein MPSKPTKSRSKQISTSWEPVSKWYHQAVGKEGHYYHQSVILPKLLNLLNLNENSSVLDVACGQGILARHLPEKVAYVGMDIAPSFIKAAKQLDRNPQHEYLVRDAAKPYQLGKRLFSHATLILAVQNFERADLVFHHVSAALAEKGLFVIVMNHPCFRIPRQSSWGIDESKKLQYRRLDSYASAQKIPIQAHPSEGHNSSTTWSFHHPLSSYTRWLHEAGFVIEFLEEWCSDKVSEGKRAKMENRSRDEFPLFLTLIASKR; encoded by the coding sequence ATGCCATCAAAGCCAACCAAGTCCCGCTCAAAACAAATTTCTACATCTTGGGAACCAGTAAGCAAATGGTATCACCAAGCAGTGGGCAAAGAGGGACATTATTATCATCAATCTGTTATTTTACCAAAGTTACTGAATCTTCTCAATCTAAACGAAAATTCCTCTGTTTTAGACGTGGCTTGTGGCCAAGGAATTTTGGCCCGCCATTTGCCTGAAAAGGTAGCGTATGTAGGAATGGATATCGCTCCCTCTTTTATTAAAGCTGCCAAGCAATTAGATCGCAATCCTCAGCATGAATATTTAGTGAGGGATGCTGCTAAGCCGTATCAACTTGGCAAAAGGTTGTTTTCGCATGCTACTTTAATCTTAGCCGTCCAAAATTTTGAGAGGGCGGACTTAGTATTTCACCATGTTTCCGCGGCTTTAGCTGAAAAAGGGCTGTTTGTGATTGTCATGAATCACCCTTGTTTTCGCATTCCACGCCAATCCTCTTGGGGAATTGATGAAAGCAAAAAATTGCAGTACCGACGCTTAGACTCTTATGCATCTGCTCAAAAAATTCCTATCCAAGCCCATCCAAGTGAAGGCCACAACTCCTCAACAACGTGGTCTTTTCATCATCCTCTTTCTTCTTATACGCGGTGGTTGCATGAAGCAGGATTTGTTATCGAATTTTTAGAAGAGTGGTGTTCGGATAAGGTAAGCGAAGGAAAAAGGGCAAAAATGGAAAATAGAAGTCGAGATGAATTTCCTCTTTTTCTTACTTTGATTGCTAGTAAAAGATAG
- a CDS encoding DNA polymerase III subunit chi: MKEKNYPLVDFFSVNNAREKLTSICQIVQHHFLKKKRLLIAAPNEEAAQYLNGLLWKYPEESFVPHIWTESPTEECVAITCSQDNVNRASILLHLGPSVHVKWGLFQQIYELFDQTDQEKQKASEARKAYYIEVGCQVNFKQSDFFSTRFYEA; the protein is encoded by the coding sequence ATGAAAGAAAAAAATTATCCTCTTGTTGATTTTTTCTCCGTAAATAACGCGCGCGAAAAGCTAACTTCAATTTGTCAAATAGTTCAACACCATTTTCTTAAAAAGAAACGGCTCTTGATTGCAGCTCCAAATGAAGAGGCAGCTCAGTATCTGAATGGATTGCTTTGGAAATATCCTGAAGAGAGTTTTGTTCCTCATATCTGGACAGAGTCTCCAACGGAAGAATGTGTAGCTATTACGTGTTCACAAGACAATGTCAATCGGGCATCTATCTTGCTTCACCTTGGCCCTTCCGTGCATGTGAAATGGGGATTATTTCAACAAATTTATGAACTATTCGATCAGACGGATCAAGAGAAACAAAAAGCCTCAGAAGCTCGCAAAGCCTATTATATTGAAGTAGGCTGCCAAGTTAACTTTAAACAGTCTGATTTTTTTTCCACACGGTTTTATGAAGCATAA
- a CDS encoding DUF502 domain-containing protein has translation MIKKYFLTGLAILLPIFVTLFLVAFTFNLLSKPLQGIMFSLLNYYGLTEKISAFQSDQILTIVSKTLSFLILMATILLAGIAARLFFMRTILRFGDYIIRSIPIVNKVYKASQEVVKTLFGSKTNNFSQVVLVPFPHARALSIGFLTNENSSISSAERIEDRVSVFVPGTPNPTIGFMLTFKKSEIQFIEMTVEEALKFIVSFGVAVEPKFSSIFLTHNIQTNNSSSSLI, from the coding sequence ATGATTAAGAAATATTTCCTCACCGGTTTGGCCATTCTTTTACCTATCTTTGTCACCTTATTTTTGGTTGCATTCACTTTTAATCTTTTGTCAAAACCTCTGCAAGGCATTATGTTTAGCTTGCTAAATTACTATGGTTTGACAGAAAAAATCTCCGCTTTTCAATCGGACCAAATTTTGACCATTGTAAGTAAAACATTGAGTTTTTTAATTTTGATGGCCACTATTCTCCTCGCAGGTATTGCTGCACGCCTATTTTTTATGCGCACGATTTTGCGTTTTGGCGATTATATTATCCGTAGCATTCCAATAGTAAATAAAGTTTACAAAGCTTCACAAGAGGTAGTCAAAACTCTCTTTGGGTCAAAAACCAACAATTTTTCCCAAGTGGTACTAGTCCCTTTTCCTCATGCTAGAGCTTTAAGCATTGGTTTTTTGACAAATGAAAACTCTTCGATTAGTTCGGCGGAGAGAATTGAAGACCGGGTTTCTGTATTTGTACCAGGAACGCCTAACCCAACAATTGGTTTTATGCTAACTTTTAAAAAATCTGAAATACAATTTATTGAAATGACCGTTGAGGAAGCTTTAAAGTTTATCGTCTCTTTTGGGGTGGCTGTCGAACCAAAGTTTTCCTCTATTTTCTTAACCCATAATATTCAAACGAACAACTCTTCTTCCTCTCTTATTTAA
- a CDS encoding DUF502 domain-containing protein, producing MKKSFITGLVILLPLATTLFVVNFAFNFLTGPFAGVLYPLFNYYNLFNEGFLFLTAERTRQYVSQLLVLLFLFSFTLALGAIARWFFVHYLIQVWDLILYRIPIVRTIYKTCQDVIKTIFTSESKSFKQVVMVPFPNPESFALGLVTKEDLPGMGPHQNPLVAVFIPTTPNPTSGFLLMLKKEDLVYLDMKVEDAFKYIISCGVIQTPFTAISRDS from the coding sequence ATGAAAAAATCGTTTATCACAGGACTTGTGATTCTTCTCCCATTGGCTACAACACTTTTCGTTGTCAATTTTGCCTTTAACTTTTTAACCGGTCCATTTGCAGGCGTTCTTTACCCTCTTTTTAATTATTATAACCTTTTTAATGAAGGATTTTTGTTTTTAACTGCTGAGCGCACCCGGCAATATGTCAGCCAACTTCTCGTTCTTTTATTCCTTTTTTCTTTTACCTTGGCTTTAGGAGCAATCGCTCGTTGGTTTTTTGTGCATTATTTAATTCAAGTTTGGGATCTTATTCTTTATCGCATCCCTATTGTAAGAACGATATACAAAACGTGCCAAGATGTCATTAAAACAATTTTTACGAGCGAGAGCAAATCGTTTAAACAAGTCGTCATGGTGCCCTTTCCAAACCCTGAATCCTTTGCTTTAGGCTTAGTCACAAAGGAAGACTTACCAGGCATGGGGCCCCACCAAAATCCACTTGTAGCAGTCTTTATTCCCACAACGCCCAACCCCACTTCTGGCTTTCTCCTCATGCTGAAAAAAGAAGATTTAGTATATCTTGATATGAAAGTTGAAGATGCTTTTAAATACATTATTTCTTGTGGGGTGATTCAAACACCTTTTACAGCGATATCAAGGGACTCGTGA
- a CDS encoding DNA-3-methyladenine glycosylase: protein MQLTLDYFQQEDVLKLGQDLLGKYLMTHMDGLLTGGQIVEVEVYRGPEDRASHAWNNRRTKRNAVMYEEGGACYVYWCYGIHALFNIVAHKKEVPHAILIRAIQPEIGVETMLERRKSSRLSRATAGGPGALTQALGITVKHNGLLLTGPFIWVEDRGVTVPLKEIVCSPRVGIDYAGEDALLPWRYRIKDNLWTSPAK from the coding sequence ATGCAATTAACCCTCGATTATTTTCAACAAGAAGATGTTTTAAAACTTGGGCAGGATTTGCTTGGGAAGTACTTAATGACCCATATGGACGGCCTGTTAACCGGTGGACAGATTGTGGAAGTAGAGGTTTATCGAGGCCCTGAAGATCGAGCTTCCCATGCCTGGAATAATCGTCGCACAAAAAGAAATGCGGTCATGTATGAAGAAGGAGGTGCCTGCTATGTGTATTGGTGTTACGGCATTCATGCCCTGTTTAATATTGTCGCCCATAAAAAAGAAGTTCCTCATGCCATACTCATTCGAGCAATTCAACCTGAAATTGGAGTGGAAACTATGCTAGAAAGAAGAAAATCTTCTCGCTTATCTCGAGCAACGGCTGGTGGGCCAGGCGCTTTAACTCAAGCCCTTGGGATTACAGTCAAGCATAATGGGCTTCTCCTAACCGGACCTTTCATCTGGGTAGAGGATAGAGGGGTTACAGTCCCTCTAAAAGAGATTGTATGCTCCCCAAGAGTGGGGATTGATTATGCAGGTGAAGATGCTCTTTTACCTTGGAGATACCGCATTAAAGACAACCTTTGGACTTCTCCTGCTAAATAA
- the tpiA gene encoding triose-phosphate isomerase, whose protein sequence is MSDSKRTPIIVGNWKMHKTIQESIEFIKQLGQLLTKDEPRVCLAVPFTAIHPSVEAARPFSIVIGAQNMNDAAQGAFTGEIAGVMLKEAGAQFVIVGHSERRTLFKETDEVVNQKIQRAFADQLNVILCVGETLQEREAGKTEEKVRSQIEANLNQVTQDQFSHLMIAYEPIWAIGTNHVATPEEAEKVHAFMREVVAARWGKEAAESLPLIYGGSVKPENALHLMSQSNIDGLLVGGASLSPTTFHQIIEYQNFNSGVSS, encoded by the coding sequence ATGTCTGATTCTAAAAGAACTCCCATTATCGTGGGAAACTGGAAGATGCATAAAACCATTCAAGAATCAATTGAGTTCATTAAGCAATTAGGTCAATTGCTTACAAAGGATGAACCGCGAGTTTGCTTAGCCGTTCCTTTTACTGCGATTCATCCATCCGTGGAAGCTGCCCGTCCCTTTTCTATTGTCATCGGAGCTCAAAACATGAATGACGCTGCACAAGGAGCTTTCACGGGAGAGATTGCAGGAGTCATGTTGAAAGAAGCTGGAGCACAATTTGTTATTGTGGGGCATTCTGAAAGGCGCACTTTGTTTAAAGAAACAGATGAAGTTGTGAACCAAAAAATTCAGCGTGCATTTGCGGATCAGCTGAATGTGATTTTGTGTGTGGGAGAAACGTTGCAAGAAAGAGAAGCCGGCAAAACAGAGGAGAAAGTTCGGTCCCAAATTGAAGCCAACTTAAACCAAGTCACTCAGGACCAGTTTTCTCATTTGATGATTGCATATGAACCTATTTGGGCGATTGGGACTAACCATGTGGCAACTCCCGAGGAAGCGGAAAAAGTCCATGCTTTTATGAGAGAAGTAGTTGCTGCAAGGTGGGGAAAAGAAGCTGCAGAGAGCCTACCTCTTATTTATGGAGGTTCTGTCAAACCTGAAAATGCCCTTCATTTAATGTCTCAATCTAACATCGATGGTCTTTTAGTAGGAGGGGCATCGTTATCTCCTACTACCTTTCATCAAATTATCGAGTATCAAAATTTTAATTCTGGAGTTTCTTCATGA
- the secG gene encoding preprotein translocase subunit SecG, with protein MMALYFISITFFLLLCVVLCFVILIQESKTSGLGASFGGDTSDSLFGTSTPDVLKKFTGWLAIAFLTSCVLLSLWTTAIGRPQVPNLNPYSIEKNS; from the coding sequence ATGATGGCCTTATATTTTATTTCCATCACCTTTTTTTTATTACTATGTGTGGTGCTGTGTTTTGTGATTTTAATTCAGGAAAGTAAAACTTCTGGCCTAGGTGCTTCATTTGGCGGCGATACGTCTGATTCTCTTTTTGGAACTTCTACTCCTGACGTATTAAAAAAATTTACAGGCTGGTTAGCAATTGCTTTCTTAACCTCTTGCGTATTGCTTTCTTTGTGGACAACCGCCATTGGACGCCCTCAGGTGCCTAATTTAAACCCTTATAGCATTGAAAAAAACTCTTAA
- the def gene encoding peptide deformylase, translating into MQLPLAYYGDPILRKKCARIEQIDHQLKQLVSDMEETLEAHRGIGLAAPQVHHALNLFITKVPLKNTYEEEIPAKLRVFINPKILAYSQEKNICAEGCLSIPNLYAPVARPISISLQYTDLEGKIWIEEFKELEARCILHENDHINGVLFIDRVKKGNERKLLDPLLKQIKKQYHPKQ; encoded by the coding sequence ATGCAATTACCGCTGGCGTATTATGGAGATCCTATCCTAAGAAAAAAATGTGCTAGAATAGAGCAGATTGATCATCAACTTAAACAGCTGGTGAGCGATATGGAAGAGACGTTAGAGGCGCATCGAGGCATTGGTCTTGCAGCCCCCCAAGTTCACCATGCGCTCAATCTTTTTATTACAAAAGTTCCCCTTAAAAATACTTATGAGGAAGAAATCCCTGCAAAGTTACGGGTTTTTATAAATCCAAAAATACTGGCTTATTCTCAGGAAAAAAATATATGCGCTGAGGGGTGTTTATCCATTCCAAACCTCTACGCACCTGTCGCCAGACCTATCTCTATCTCGCTGCAATATACAGACTTAGAGGGGAAAATTTGGATTGAAGAGTTTAAAGAACTAGAAGCCCGTTGCATCCTTCACGAGAATGATCATATAAATGGAGTCCTGTTTATAGATCGGGTAAAGAAAGGCAACGAGCGCAAACTTTTGGATCCTTTATTAAAGCAAATTAAAAAGCAATACCACCCAAAACAGTGA
- a CDS encoding YhcH/YjgK/YiaL family protein produces the protein MIIDDLSHANRYLPIHPLFKEAFEFILRAHTQSLPPQKIYLKDERLIAIVEAREGRKRGEVPLEAHKKYIDMQYTLSGQEEIGWKWKGECQHFSEPYQDERDIMFFSDQPSLWIPMVKNKFVIFFPEDAHAPFVSNEHINKIIVKIAIE, from the coding sequence ATGATTATTGATGATCTCAGCCATGCCAATCGGTATCTACCTATACACCCTCTTTTTAAAGAAGCTTTTGAATTTATCCTTCGCGCGCATACCCAATCTTTGCCTCCTCAAAAAATTTATCTAAAAGATGAGCGTCTTATAGCCATAGTAGAAGCAAGAGAGGGGAGGAAAAGAGGAGAAGTGCCTCTGGAAGCGCACAAGAAATATATTGATATGCAATATACACTATCCGGGCAAGAAGAAATTGGCTGGAAATGGAAAGGGGAATGTCAACATTTTTCTGAACCCTACCAAGACGAAAGGGACATTATGTTTTTTAGCGATCAACCCTCGCTTTGGATCCCTATGGTAAAAAATAAATTTGTTATTTTTTTCCCGGAAGATGCGCATGCCCCTTTTGTGTCTAACGAGCATATCAATAAAATTATTGTCAAAATTGCAATTGAGTAA
- a CDS encoding branched-chain amino acid transport system II carrier protein, translated as MSLSIVKKQSNIVAAGLALFSMFFGAGDLIWPLILGGNSGDKNFFAMVGLIFTGVSLPLLGLISMMLFEGNYRAFFERIGKVPGVILIFIIQAILGPIGSIPRLATLSYATLKPYLPEFMNFTFFTLAAGILVLVFTVKKRRIIDLLGLLLTPVLLGSLGMILFLGFQNPPPAAASPLSPSEAFSEGLRVGYNTLDLIASFIFAPFVMSHFIGMDYGQDPLMARREVFKQMVKASLLAAGLLSVMYVGLTYVAAFYTPILEAGHAPEERLSAIAMYLLGSKGAFVACLAVAMACLTTAIPLVSICGEYIKKDLLKGRGGEILPLVITLLISGVIANLGFTGIANMLSPILVVLCPGLIVLSVLNIIYKLYDKAWTNTPVFAAFGISMCSYLYERITM; from the coding sequence ATGTCCCTTTCAATTGTAAAAAAACAGTCTAATATTGTGGCAGCTGGGCTGGCTTTATTCTCTATGTTTTTTGGAGCGGGGGATTTAATTTGGCCTCTCATTCTTGGGGGTAATTCGGGCGACAAGAATTTTTTTGCAATGGTAGGTTTGATTTTTACGGGGGTTAGTTTACCTTTGCTAGGATTAATTTCTATGATGCTCTTTGAGGGGAATTATCGAGCATTTTTTGAAAGAATCGGCAAAGTTCCTGGCGTAATTTTAATTTTTATTATTCAAGCAATTTTGGGGCCTATAGGATCGATTCCACGTCTTGCTACCCTCTCTTACGCCACATTGAAGCCCTATTTGCCGGAATTTATGAATTTTACTTTTTTCACCCTTGCGGCCGGGATTCTTGTCTTAGTGTTTACCGTGAAAAAAAGGCGTATTATCGATCTGCTCGGATTATTGTTAACCCCTGTATTACTCGGATCTTTGGGAATGATCTTATTTTTGGGGTTTCAAAATCCTCCTCCCGCAGCAGCCAGTCCCTTATCGCCTTCCGAAGCATTTTCTGAAGGTTTGCGCGTGGGCTATAATACCCTGGATTTAATCGCTTCCTTTATTTTTGCTCCTTTTGTCATGTCTCATTTTATCGGAATGGATTATGGGCAAGATCCCTTGATGGCAAGACGCGAAGTCTTTAAACAGATGGTGAAAGCCAGCCTTTTGGCTGCAGGGCTATTGTCCGTCATGTATGTAGGTTTAACTTACGTGGCTGCCTTTTATACACCCATTTTGGAGGCTGGACATGCTCCAGAAGAGCGCCTTTCAGCGATTGCCATGTATTTGTTAGGTTCCAAAGGTGCTTTTGTTGCCTGTCTCGCTGTAGCGATGGCTTGTTTAACGACTGCCATACCGCTTGTATCGATCTGTGGAGAGTATATTAAAAAAGATCTTTTGAAAGGGCGGGGAGGAGAGATTTTGCCCCTTGTAATCACTTTATTAATCTCTGGCGTAATTGCAAATTTAGGCTTTACAGGGATTGCAAATATGCTTTCTCCTATCTTGGTGGTTTTATGCCCAGGTTTAATTGTATTAAGCGTTTTGAATATTATTTATAAGTTATATGACAAAGCGTGGACAAATACCCCTGTATTTGCAGCCTTTGGGATTTCCATGTGTAGCTATTTATATGAAAGAATCACAATGTGA
- the def gene encoding peptide deformylase has translation MMSLVKPCPCGSEQEYDYCCKLFHQGNLPENALLLMCSRYSAYALNIPEYLVETTHPASPQYSENKFSWKRSLSHFSRYTSFHKLEIFDFKEKDALAIVTFTAYISQEGQDATFTERSHFEKIGCRWFYLGGQLAQGHVPTLATTGQFKLLPLAYYGDPILRKKAEAITEMTADTSKLIEEMVETMDTYEGIGLAAPQIHHSIRLFVIRTPIEMEQDKFEAGQIKVFINPRLSLYSEETWKAPEGCLSIPAIRASVERPKEVTVEYTSVTGKTIQERVSGWEARAIMHEYDHLEGILFIDRLEQAEQSKLGPFLHNLEKRIQGGKAL, from the coding sequence ATGATGAGTCTTGTAAAACCTTGTCCATGTGGAAGTGAACAGGAATACGATTACTGTTGTAAGCTTTTTCATCAAGGCAATCTACCAGAAAATGCGCTTTTGCTCATGTGCTCAAGATACTCTGCGTATGCTTTAAATATTCCCGAATATCTAGTGGAAACCACTCATCCGGCAAGTCCTCAATATTCGGAAAATAAATTTTCTTGGAAACGTAGCCTTTCACACTTTTCCCGCTACACTTCTTTTCACAAGCTTGAAATTTTCGATTTTAAAGAAAAAGATGCGTTAGCCATAGTCACTTTTACGGCTTATATCTCGCAAGAAGGCCAGGATGCGACTTTTACGGAGAGGAGCCATTTTGAAAAAATCGGCTGTAGATGGTTTTACCTAGGAGGCCAATTAGCTCAAGGACATGTACCCACTCTTGCTACGACGGGTCAATTTAAATTGTTACCTCTAGCTTACTATGGCGATCCAATTCTAAGAAAGAAAGCCGAGGCGATTACTGAAATGACTGCCGACACAAGCAAGCTTATAGAAGAAATGGTAGAAACGATGGATACATACGAGGGGATTGGCTTAGCTGCTCCCCAAATTCATCATTCGATTAGGTTATTTGTTATTCGCACTCCCATTGAGATGGAGCAGGATAAATTTGAGGCTGGACAGATTAAAGTTTTTATTAACCCGCGTCTTTCTTTATACAGTGAGGAAACATGGAAAGCCCCGGAAGGGTGTTTATCTATTCCTGCTATCCGCGCTTCGGTGGAACGACCCAAAGAAGTTACAGTTGAATATACTTCAGTTACAGGAAAAACAATCCAAGAAAGAGTTTCTGGCTGGGAAGCGCGGGCAATTATGCATGAATACGATCATCTTGAAGGGATTCTTTTCATTGACCGGCTAGAGCAAGCGGAGCAATCAAAGTTAGGGCCTTTTCTGCACAATTTAGAAAAAAGAATTCAGGGAGGTAAGGCTCTTTAG
- a CDS encoding GNAT family N-acetyltransferase, with protein MILIKELQQSESKALISLLNEHFKENGGKEENEKKLKKRALSCLQAMENTKELTLLVAIEPNATAVGYILIHWLKALWTDYPEAFITSFFVRYNWRLKGVGSCLLEAAIQEAKKRACVRLFLENNRDNPIYQKNYYAKRGWKERIDISIFEFPLEKNSF; from the coding sequence ATGATTTTAATTAAAGAATTGCAACAATCTGAAAGCAAAGCTCTTATTTCTCTTCTTAACGAACATTTTAAAGAAAATGGAGGGAAAGAAGAAAATGAAAAAAAACTTAAAAAAAGGGCTCTCTCTTGTTTGCAAGCTATGGAGAATACGAAAGAACTCACGCTTCTTGTAGCCATAGAACCTAATGCTACAGCTGTGGGTTATATCCTTATCCACTGGTTAAAGGCCTTATGGACCGATTATCCTGAAGCCTTTATCACCAGCTTTTTTGTGCGATACAATTGGAGGTTAAAAGGGGTAGGCTCTTGTTTATTAGAAGCAGCTATTCAAGAGGCTAAGAAGCGAGCCTGTGTCAGATTATTTTTAGAAAATAATCGAGACAATCCCATTTATCAAAAAAATTATTATGCAAAAAGAGGATGGAAAGAGCGAATAGATATCTCTATTTTTGAGTTTCCGCTCGAAAAAAATAGCTTTTAA